Proteins from a genomic interval of Zingiber officinale cultivar Zhangliang chromosome 2A, Zo_v1.1, whole genome shotgun sequence:
- the LOC122041532 gene encoding uncharacterized protein LOC122041532: protein MVEEACGSSRRVTIRSISPLHWTIGGRHKRPVSSAFSATNLSESLENFRFLRSLSSSSRIGCRLFSGSGNLHMEGGKVAEKQQTSYTYWVRDMQEDAAPLPVPRKLTTADITKQAQSSPLGSVWNQAGTWEEKNLNTWASNRIKELLKCLDSLEFSNGKAYIEDVSKCSGDAFLVTVRNKKRVGYTYELTLKFKGEWQIQNELKKIKGHLDIPEFSFGEVEDLEMEVTLSEEQDLEAVDKSQICKDMRSFLTPIREKLHEFEQELKDR from the exons ATGGTCGAAGAAGCCTGTGGAAGCTCTAGAAGGGTCACGATTCGGTCCATTTCTCCACTCCATTGGACCATTGGTGGCCGCCATAAGCGACCCGTCTCCTCCGCCTTTTCTGCCACGAATTTGTCGGAGTCTCTCGAAAACTTCCGTTTTCTTCGATCTCTGTCCTCCTCGTCGCGGATCGGCTGTCGCCTTTTCTCCGGCAGCGGCAATCTCCACATGGAGGGCGGCAAGGTTGCCGAGAAGCAGCAGACGTCCTACACCTACTGGGTGAGAGACATGCAGGAGGACGCTGCGCCGCTACCCGTGCCGCGAAAGCTCACGACTGCCGACATCACCAAGCAGGCGCAATCTAGCCCCCTCGGATCCGTCTGGAATCAG GCTGGGACTTGGGAGGAGAAAAACCTGAATACATGGGCAAGTAACAGGATAAAG GAATTGCTCAAGTGTTTGGACTCATTGGAGTTCTCAAATggcaaagcatatattgaagaTGTGTCCAAATGTTCAGGAGAT GCATTCCTTGTGACTGTACGAAATAAGAAGAGAGTTGGTTATACCTATGAATTGACTTTAAAATTCAAAG GCGAATGGCAAATCCAAAATGAACTCAAGAAGATCAAAGGCCACTTAGATATCCCTGAGTTCTCTTTTGGTGAAGTTGAAGATCTGGAG ATGGAAGTGACCCTTAGCGAAGAACAGGATTTGGAAGCAGTGGACAAGAGCCAGATATGCAAGGACATGAGGTCGTTTTTAACACCCATCCGTGAGAAACTACACGAGTTTGAACAAGAGTTAAAAGACAGGTAG